In the genome of Bosea sp. BIWAKO-01, the window CGACCTTGCCGTCCTTCACCGCGATATCGAGCCGCGACAGGAACTTGCCATGCGAGCCGCTGGCGACGAGGGCGGTATTGCCGACGCGCACCACACCGGGCATCGCGTCATGGGTGTGGGCGGTCAGGATGACGTCGAGGCCCTTGACCCGCGCGGCCAGTTTCTTGTCGACGTCGAAACCGTCATGCGAGAGCAGCACGACGATGGCTGCGCCCTCGGCACGGGCCTCCTCGACCTGCTTCTGAATCTCCTCCTCGCGGATGCCGAACTCCCAGTCCGGGAACATCCAGCGCGGGTTGGCAATGGCAGTCCGCGGCAGCGCCTGGCCTATCACCGCAACCTTGACGCCGCCCTTCTCGAAGACCTTGCGCGGCTTGAAGACGGGTTCGTTCCATTCCTTGTCGCGAATGTTCTGGGCAAGGAAGGCGAAGGATGCGCTCTCGGCGATCTCCTTGACGCGCTCGGCACCGAGCGTGAACTCCCAATGGCCGACCATGGCATCGGTCTTCAGGGCCGACATGACATCGACCATGTCCTGCCCCTTGGTCTGGAGCGAGCTCCAGCTGCCCTGCCAGGTATCGCCACCATCGAGCAGCAGGACCTTGTCGTCTCCGCGTTCGGCGCGGATCGCCTTGACCAGCGTCGCGATGCGGTCGAGCCCGCCCATCCGGCCGTATTGGCGGGCAAGCGAGGTGAAGTCGTCAGAAGTCAGGGCAAAGGCGTCGGCCGAGCCCGTGGCGATCTTGAAATGCTCCCGGAACTCCGCGTCGGTCAGGTGCGGCGGCTGCCCCTTGGCCTCACCGACGCCGAGATTGATCGAGGGTTCGCGGAAATGCAGCGGCACGAGCTGCGCGTGGATATCGGTGACGTAGAGAAGCGTCACGGTGCCGAGCGGGTCGAAGCGCAGGATGTCGGCCTGGGACAGGCGCTGCTGCGCGGCTGCGCGGCCGAGCGGGCCCAATCCGGAAGCTAGCGTGATGGCCGCAGCAGCCGATGTTGCCTGAAGAAAATCGCGCCGTGAGATCATGATCCACCCTTGGGCGGCGCGCAGCCGCCCTCATGCGGGGACGTTTCGCCCCGCTTGTCCGTTCGATGCGAGCAACCGGCCGAGGCGCGGCCGGCGGACATCAGCCGACCGTCAGCTTGTTCTTGGCGGTGTATTCGGAACCGTCGTCATCCTTCCAGGTGAAGGTGAACTCGCCCGATTCCGTCGCCTTGAAGAAGAAGGACTGGTACGGATTGGCCGAAATCGCGGGATGCCAATCGGCGGAGAAGACCGGCTTGCCGTTGAAGCTCGCGCTGAACTTGTTGATGATCTTGCGCGGGATGGTCTCGCCCTTGGCGTCCTTGCGCTGGCCGGATTCCATCTCGTGCGAGATCAGCGTCTTGATCTCGATCATCTCGCCTGCGGCGGCCTTGGCGGGAACGCGGACCCGCGGGGTGGGCTTGGTGCTCATGGGTGTATCCTCACCGTGATCTTGTCGTTGTCGGGGCTGGAGCGCGCAGGCCTCAGCCGCCGCAACCGCCGATCGTGACCTTCACATTGGCCTTGGCCATGTGCAGCGCGCCGTTCGACATCTCGGCGACGCAGACGATGTTCTGGGTCTGGGCAAGACGCATGCGGGTCGCGGCCGAGGCCTTGCCGCAAGCCGGCGTGAAGCTGTAGCTGACGATGCCGGGAAGCGGGTTGCCGTCGGCATAGACATGCACGGCCTTGACGTAGTCGGCGTCCGTCATCGGGCTTTCGACCTCGATATTGATCGGGACGACGAGGCCGTTCTCAGCGATCTCGGGAACGTCGAGCTTGATCTTGCCCGCGGCGAAGGGCTTGTCGCCATAGAGCTTCTTCAGTTCGTCCGCGACCGTCTTTTCATCCGCGAAGGCCAGCTTTGCGCCGAGAAGGCTGGCCACGGCGGCGAAGGCACCCGCCTTGAGAGCGCGACGGCGCGACAGCCCCGCTTGCTGAAAATCCATTCGGACATCCTCCCTGGAATTATTCTGGTTAGCTCTTGACGACGCGACCGTCCGTCGCACATCATTTCGACATATCGTGATATTGTTTTTTGTGAATGTAAAGGCTTTCAAATCAAGAAAGCCGGGAATGAAGGTCGCATGAAGCGGCCGGCTGGGGAAACGAAAGGGCAGGGCATGAAGCTCACTGTGATCGGCGCGGCAGTTCTTGCCGCGGCCATGACGCTCGCGGCCGGGCATCTGACCGCACAATCGCCGCCGCAGGACGACAGCGAGAAGGAGATCGAGCGCTATCGCCAGATGCTCTCGGACCCGTTCTCCAATCCCGGCTACCTCGCCGTCGATCGCGGCGAAGAGATCTGGACGACGAAGCGCGGCACCAAGAATGTCTCGCTGGAAGGTTGCGATCTCGGCGAGGGCGCCGGCAAGCTGGAAGGCGTCTATGCGCGGCTGCCGCGCCATTTCGCTGATGCCGACAAGGTCATGGATCTGGAGCAGCGCCTGCTCTGGTGCATGGACAAGGTCCAGGGGTTCGACACCAAGGACGTGCTGTCGCGGCGCTTCTCCTCCCCTGGAAAGGCCTCCGATCTCGAGGACCTGACGGCTTTCATCGCCAACAAGTCGAACGGCATGAAGCTCGAGCCGCAGCTCAAGCACGCCAAGGAACTTGAGATGGCGGCTGTCGGCGAGGAGCTGTTCTACCGGCGCGGCGGCGTGATGGATTTCTCCTGCGCCACCTGCCACGCCGAGGAAGGCAAGCGCATCCGCCTGCAAGGCCTGCCAAACCTGTCCGTGCCGGGCGCCACCGCGCAGGCGACGATGGCGACCTGGCCGACCTATCGCGTCTCCCAGAGCGCGCTTCGCACGATGCAGCACCGGCTTTGGGACTGTTATCGGCAGCAGCGCTGGCCGATGCCGGATTTCGGCTCGGACAGCCTGACCGCGCTGACCGTCTTCCTGAACAAGCAGGCGGCCGGCGGTGAGCTCAATGTGCCTTCGATCAAGCGCTGAGGGGGCGGAACCGATGATCAGATCAGCTTTCGTCTCCCTCACCCTCAGCGCCTTCGCGCTCTGCGCTCCGGCCTCGGCGCAGGACAAGCCCGCCAAGCCGAGCCAGGCGACGATCGAGGCCTATGTGAAGTCCACTTTCGGCAAGGCGCCGGCGGAATGGCAGGCTCGCATCACGCCGGATGAATCGCTGGCGGCCTGCAACGTCCATCGCAATCAGGTTTCGTCCGCAGATGCGGAGGCCATCACCAAGCGCGAGCTTGCCAGGGTCAGCTATCCCGCCGACGGCAAGTTCCTCGGCAACTGGAAGGAAGGCTACAAGGTCGCCAATAACGGCCGGGGCGGCCAGTTTTCGGATCCGCTGGACACCGTTTCCGGGGGCAACTGCTTCGCTTGCCACCAGCTCGACCCGAAGGAGCTGAGCTATGGCACGCTCGGCCCGAGCCTCGCCGCCTATGGCAAGGACCGGAAATACGACGCCGAGGCGATCAAGGACGCCTACACCAAGATCTACAATTCACAGGCCGTGGTGCCCTGTTCGAACATGCCTCGCTTCGGCACCAACAAGGTGCTGAGCGAACAGCAGATCAAGGACGTGATGGGCTATCTGTTCGACCCGGAATCACCAGTGAACAAGTAGCGGCAATGCCCAGCGGCAGTAGACGCCATCCCGGCCTCGGTTCCTCCGTGGCCGGGATGATTGCGTCTTGAGGTCGCCGACGTCAGGCGCCTTGCCGCTTCAGCCATTCCGGGAAGGTGGCGGTCTCGTAGCCCTTCTCTCGCACAAAGCGGAACATGGCGAGGAAATCGCGTGGTTCGAGCAGTCCCGGCATGCGCGCGACCTCGCGGGCCTGCGGCTTTCGTTGGCCAAGTCCCTCTGCGCTCTCGGGCATGAACTGGATCGTCGGAGTGAAGCGCACGCCATAGGCCTCGCCGAGCGCCTTCTCGCCCAGTTTGCGCCCATCGAAATCGGTGACCTCGCGGGCGCCGATATGGTTGAGGTGCAGCACCTCGAAATTGGCCTTGATGTATCCTTCGATCTTGGGATCGGCGAGATGCACCTCATGCATTCGCCGGCAGGCCGGGCAGCCCTTGAGGCCCCACATTATCGCGAGGCGCTTGCCGTTGCGGGTCGCGGTTTCGATGTCCTCGGAGAGATCGAGGAAGCTCTCGAGATACCAGTCCTGCTGGTAGAGCCCGTCGTCGCCGAGCCTGGCGGCGGCGAGGGCCCGAGGCGCGAAGCAGGCGGCGAGCGCAGAGCCGAGAAGTCCGCGTCGGGTCAGCATGGAAACTCTCCCTTCAGCCGATCGTGCCGAGGATCGGCATGGTCTGCAGCAGCCAGCCGGCCAGCGCCGGCATCATTCCGGTGATGAACAGCAGGCCCGTCACGACGAGCCCGGCGCCCATGGTCTTCTCGATGACGGCCATGTGCCGGCGGAAGCGGGAGAGCCAGGTCAGGAAGGGACCGGCAAAGACCGCCGCCAGCAGAAAGGGCAGGCCGATGCCGAGTGCATAGGATGCGAGCAGAAGCGCGCCGCGCGAGGCGCTGCCCTCGGCGCCCGCGACCATCAGCACCGTCGCCAGCACCGGCCCGACGCAGGGCGTCCAGCCGAACGCGAAGGCAAGCCCGACGAAATAGGCGCCGAGCAGGCCGGCGGGGCGTGCGGATGTCTGGAAACGGGCCTCCCGGTAGAGCAGGGGAATCCGCAGCCAGCCGAGAAAATGCAGGCCCATGACCAGGATGACTGCGCCGGCGGCGATGGACAGCGTGTCGAAATGGGCGGTGATCCAGGTCCCGATGGTCGAGGCGGTGGCGCCGAGTGCGACGAAGACGGTGGCGAAACCGAGCACGAAAACGGCGGCCATGGCGATGATGCGACGGCGCTGCGCGGTCGTCAGCGCGCCCTCCGAGCCGGACAGTTCGCCGATGCCGACACCCGCCAGGAAGCAGAGATAGGGCGGCACCAGGGGCAGCACGCAGGGGCTCAGGAAGGAGAGCAGACCGGCTGCGAAGGCCCCTGCGATCGAGATGTCGAACAAGGTTCAACCCGCCAATTGTTTAAACATATGAATACGACTATGTTTGTCGGATGAAAGCAATCGCGAAATGGCTGAGCGGGCATGCCGGCCTCGCAGCACTGGTGGGGGTGGCGCTTGTCAGCCTGCCGTTGCGGGCGGCAGAGCTGGTGATGTTCGAACGCGACGGCTGCATCTGGTGCGCCCGCTGGGACCGGGAGGTCGCCCCTGTCTATGCCAACACGCGGGAGGGCAAGGCAGCACCACTGAGGCGCGTCGATCTCGGTTCCACCCGTACTGATGAGCCTGGACTTGCTGCACCGGTTCGCTTCACACCGACCTTCGTCCTGATGGATGAGGGGCGCGAGGTCGGCCGGATCACCGGCTATATCGGCGACGACGCATTCTGGGGTTTGCTTGGCAAGATGCTTGCTGGCATGGACAGTCCCAGCCATCGAACCCGCGGCCAGTCCGCGACAATGGAACGAAAATGAGCGCGATTGTCTCCAAGGCCCTTGAAGCCGAGCTGCGCGACGGTGCCGAATTCTCGGCCGAGCTCGATCAATTGATGCGCAAGGCCCGCAAGGCCAGCGATTTCCTGAAGGCCCTGTCCCACGAAAACCGGCTGCTGCTGCTCTGCCTGCTGGCCGAGCGTGAGCGCACCGTCACGGAACTTGAGAACATCCTCTCGCTGCGCCAGCCGATGGTTTCGCAGCAGTTGGCGCGACTGCGGCTCGACCAGTTGGTCACTACGCGTCGCGACGGCAAGGCGATCTATTACAGCCTTGCCAATGACGATGTGCGCCAGGTCATCTCGGTGATCTACGACATCTTCTGCAACCGCCCCGAGAGCGCGGACCGCTCGCGTGATTGAATTGCGGGCCGGCAGGGGCGCCTGACGATCATGGAACCTCTGCCGACCTGGGCCGTGACGCTGATCGGCGTCGTCATCGGCGCAGCCTGCGGCTTCACTGCGCGGCGTGCCCGGCTCTGCTCCTTCGGGGCGATCGAGGATGCCTGGATGGGTGGCGATACGCGCCGCCTGCGCATCTTCGGGCTTGCGCTCGCCGTTGCGCTCTTGGGCACGCAGCTTCTGGTCGGACTCGGCTGGCTTTCGCCCCGGCTCTCGACCTATGTGCCCTCGGCCCTGCCCTGGCTCTCGATCCTGCTCGGCAGCACGGTCTTCGGGATCGGCATGGCGCTGGTCGGCACCTGCGGCTTTGGCTCTCTCGTTCGCCTCGGTAGCGGCGATCTGCGCAGCCTGATCGTGATGATGGTTTTTGGCGCCGTCGCCTATGCCACGCTCCGCGGCATGCTGGCGCCCTTTCGAATCGATGTGCTCGAGACTGTGGCCCTGCCGCTCCCCGGTGGGGTGCAAGGCGACCTGCCCTCGCTGCTCGCCTGGTTCGGCCTCGGTGACTCGCGCCTCGCTATCGTTCTCGCCACCGCCCCGGTGCTGATCCTGGCTGTGGTGGTCGATCCCCGCCTGTGGCGTTCGCCGCGGCTGTTGCTGGCCGGACTGACGCTCGGATTTGGTGTCGTCGCAGGTTGGTGGGCGACGGGCGTAGCTATCGATGAGTTCGCCGCGTTTCCGCGCCCGCAGAGCCTGACCTTCGTCTCGCCGATCGGCCGGGCACTTTATGCAGTCCTGACCCACCCGATCGGGTTCCTCGATTTCGGGGTCGGCACCATTCTGGGGGTGATGCTCGGCGCCTTTGCCTCGGCGCTGTACGATCGCGAGTTCCGCTGGGAGGCCTTCGACGATCACCACGAGATGCGCCGCCATCTGGCTGGCGGCGCGCTGATGGGGTTCGGCGGCATTCTCGCGGGCGGCTGCACCATCGGGCAGGGCGTCACGGCCGGCTCGCTGATGGCCTTGTCCTGGCCACTGGCGGTCGCCGGCATGATGCTCGGCGCCCGCATCGGCATTGCAATTCTGGTCGAAGGCTCGGTGCGCGAGATGCTGGCCGAACGCCTCGGGCGTCGCCGTCGCTGCGACTGAGCGCTCGCCTGCCGATCAGGCCGCGGACGGGATGAAGCGGAAGGCCTGCCCGCTACGCTCGACCGTGCCGATCCCGCCCTTCGACAGGTGATAGCCAATCACCCGCAGCTTCTCGTCGGCGGCCCGGCCAAGCACGGTCTTGCGGGTCTGAACCGCCTGATCCGCGTCATGATCGGAAGCTGGGCGCCATTCCGGATGTGCGAAGGATGCGACCGGATGCGTCGCCGCGTCGCCCAGCACGAGGAGCCTGTCGCTGCCGTCCGTAATCTCGAAGGAGACATGTCCCGGCGTATGCCCGGGCGTCGCGACAGCCGCGATTCCCGGCAGCACCTCCTCGCCTGCGGCGAAGGTCTTCAGCCCGTCCTGGAGACCCTTTAGGACACGCTGTGCGCCGGCTGCAAAGGCGTGCCGGTCTTCGGAGAGACGCTCATAGACTTTGGCATCAGTCCAGAACGCCACCTCGTCGCGGGCCGCCAGCCAGGTCGCATTGGGGAATGCCGGGCTGTCAAACTCGTCGAGCGCGCCCCAGAGATGGTCCGGGTGCAAATGGGTGAAGACGACATGGCTCACACTGTCGGGCGCGATACCGGCAGCCTCCAGGCTTGATGCGAGCTTGCCGCTGCCCGCAAGAAAGTGCGCGCCGGCGCCGCAATCGAACAGGATCGTCTCACTGCCGCGCTTCAGGCAGGTGACGTTCAGCACGGTCTCGGCCGGCCCCTTGCTGCCGGTCATCGCCTCGAGCTGGGGCAGCGGCGTATCGCGTGCGATCATCGAGAGCGGCAGCTGGAAGCCCCCATCGCTCAGCACCAGGATCTCGGCCTTGCCGAGCCCGGCCCGCGCCACGACCTGGGCTCGTGCCGCACCGCCGCAGAACGAGGCCGCCGCCGTCAGACTGGCTCCGAGAGTAAAGGCGCGCCGGTCAAGCATTGAAGGTCTCACATATTCCTATGGATGAATATGTGACGCTAGCAGAGCTCCGTTGCCTTGTCTTCCTGTTTGCAGACGCGATCTCAGCGCGGGAGGCGCAGGCCGGCTTCCCTGGTCAGGGCCGCGCGATAGACAGTAGCCGCCACGGCGAGATCGGCGAGCGCGAAGCCGCGGAAAATGAACATGGCGCGCTGCTCCGCGTCGAGGCGTCCGGGCCGGACCCCGCCGGCAAGTTCCGTCAGGTCGGCATCAAAGCTGCCGAGCGGGCCGACGTCCCCGGCGATAGGTGGGCTCTCTGCCTGTTGCCGGTGATCGTCGGTGGCCAAGAGGTCGAGCTTGCGCAAGCCATCCGGCAGCCAGCTGCGGGCAACGTCGACGGCAGCAACGAAGGCGCCCGGCTTCAACCAGGCAGGATCGAGGAAGGGCGCGAAGCCGGGCTGCATGGGCACGGTCGTGATGACCACGTCGCTGGTGCGAACGACGTCGCCGGCATCATCAAGGGCCTTCGCCGCAAAGCCCTGCTCGCGGGCGTGCTCTATGAAGAGATCGGTGGTGCGGCGGCTTCGCCCGAACGCGCGAACTTCGCTCAGGCCGGGCAGCAGGGACTTGAACGCGGCAAGATGCGAACGGGCCTGCAGGCCGCAGCCGATGAGGCCGATGGTGCGGCTCTCGGGGCGCGCCAGGAACTCTGCTGCTGCCGCCGACATCGCGGCCGTGCGGATCGCCGTGACGAGGTTGCCGTCGAGGACGGCCAGCAACGTGCCGGATGTATAATCGTTGAGAGCAATCATCGCGTGGATGCCGGGCGTGCCCGCGCCATTCGCGGCGGGTGCCATGCCGAGCCATTTTGTCGCCGCCATGCCGATCGCGGGCGAGGCCGCGCAAAGCGACTGGAAGGCGTGGCCGGGGCCGATTTCGAGCGCAAGCTTGGGCTTGCTCAGCGTCTGGCCGTCGTGATGCGCCTTGAAGATCGTCCTCACCGCCGCGCGGGCGAGCGCTGGATCGAGATCGAGCCCGGCGATGTCTGCTTCACGGAGGTAGAGGAGAGTGTCAGGCATGGGCAGGCTCGCAGCAGACGGGACTCGGATGAGCTGGATCGGGCCAAAGACGCACGGGCGCGATCGCTCGCCCAGTGTGGTTCTTCTAGCGGCGTGAGTGCCGGAACGGAAACAGACTCACGAGGGTGTCAGCCGTCGGACAGTCGTGTCGCAATGTCGGCGCCGGCCTTCAGCGTCAGGGTCACGGGTGTACGCTCGGCGATATCGGCGAGACGCGCCCGCTGATCCGCAGACAGATCGCCCGTCAGCGTGATGACGCGTTCGATCTTCGAGCGGTTCTCGACCTTGACGTGGTGCAGATCGATATCGACAGCCTGCAGGCTCCACTGCTTTCGCTCGGCATACATTCGCAAGGTGATGGCCGTGCAGGCGCCGAGGCTGGCGAGCAGCAGGTCATAGGGCGCTGGCCCGGCATCGGCTCCGCCCAAGGCCGCCGGTTCGTCGGCAACCAGCGTACGGCCGCCGCCCATCCTGATCGTCGTCGCAAAATTCGTCGTGCCAATATGGGCGTTCGCGCGGGCCATGAAGCCATCCTCCAGGCTCGTCAGCGCAGGCTGTCGAAGCTGCGCCGACGGCGTCACGATCCTGAGCGGCGCAGGCGCGCTTGCCAACCCTCGTGCGGGCTCAGCCTGGAAGACCCGCGATGACGCCCTTGCGCAGCAGAAAGCAGCCATAGGGCCGTGGGTCGCCGACCTGGACGACAGCGAAGCTCGCCTTCGCCGCGGCATAGAAGGCGAAACGTTCGATGCCTAGGCATGGCACGGGCTCTCCCATGGCGCGGTCGATTTCGGCCTGAACCTCGGCCTGGACCGGCGGGATCTCGTCGGGCTTGCCGACAACCTCCATGCGACGCAGCGAGCCGGGCTCGAAATCGTCGATTGGCAGGACGGAGAGGATGGCGCGGGTCGCGCGGGCCATCGAAAGGCCGGGCAGTCGGATCAGCCTTCCGCTGGCGGTCGCGCTGGCAACGGTATCGGCCGGATGATTGGCATCGACAATGGCCAGATCGTCGCCATGGCCCATCGCGGCCAGAACCCAGAGCAGATCGGCGCTCAAGACAGGGTCGATGCCCTTCAGCATATCAGTTGCGTCCTCGGTGGGAGAGATAGAGCCTTTGGGCATTGCCGCCCATGATCGCGGCGCGATCGGCTTCGGGCAGGGGCGCCAGCAATTCCGCGACGGTTTCGAACCAGCGGGAATAGTCGGCCCGCAAGGTGACGACGGGCCAGTCGCTGCCCCAGAGCAGGCGATCGGGACCGAAGACGGCGAGCAGATGCGAAACGACCGGGCGCAGGGTCTCGATGGTCCAGCCGGCCGAGGCTTCTGTGACGAGGCCCGAGATCTTGCAGAAGGTCTGGGGCCGCGCTGCGACCGCGGCGATATCCTCGCGCCAATTCGCGATCTCCCCACTGATGAGATCCGGCTTTGCGGCATGGTCGACAACGACGGCGAGCGTCGGATGTCGATCGAGAACGGCCAATAGTGGCGCAATGTGCCGCGGTCGCAGCAGCGCGTCGAAGACGAGGTCATGGGCTGCCACCGCCGCGAAGGCGGGCGCAAGGGAAGGGCGGGCCAGCCAGTTCTCGTCGGGAATGTCGTGGACCATGGGCCTGAGCCCGACCAGCAGCGGGTTGCCGCTCAGGCGGGCAATCCGCTCGGACGCATCGAGTGCATCGAAATCGCACCAGCCGACAACGCCGGCGACGCTTTGGTCGTCCTCTGCGATGCCGAGCAGGAATGCCGTCTCTGCCTCGGTCGGCGCGGCCTGGACCAGGATGGTGCGCGCGATGCCGTGCCGTGCCAGCAGCGGTGCCAGGTCCAGTGGCCCGAAGTCGCGGTGGATCGGGCCCAGTGCCGGGGTCAGCCAACCATAGTCGCCGCGTGAGAGCTGCCAGTAATGCTGATGGGCGTCGATCCGCATCGGGCTATTCCGGCACAGGAATGTCAGCGCCGAGCAGGCCTTCGGCCTTGAGCGCGCTCCAGAGCTCGGACGGAACCGGCGCGGCGATTTCGGCAAGTTGGTCGGCGACCTCCGCGGGTGAGACCGCCCCCAGGACGACACTGGAAACGGCGGGGTGGCCCAGCGGGAACTGCAGCGCCGCACGGCGCAGTGGCACCTCGTGGTGCCGGCAGATCGTCTCGATGGCGGCAACCCGCGCGAGGATCTCGGGCGGAGCCGGCTTGTAATTGTACCTGGCGCCAGCAACGGAGCCCGTGGCCAGGATGCCGGAATTGAAGACGCCGCCGAGCATCAGGCCGATGCCCTTCTTCTGCGCGAGCGACATGAAGGATGCGAGCGCCGGCTGTTCCAGCAGCGAATAACGGCCGGCCAGCAGCATCGTGTCGAAGTCGCCGGCATGGGCAAAGCGCTCGCACATCTCCGCTTCATTGACCCCGACTCCGATCGCCTTGACCGTACCGGCCGCCCGCAATTTGTCGAGCGCGCGGTAGGCGCCGGCCATTGCCTCGAAGAACCGGTTCTCGATAGCGTCCGCGCCATGGGTCCAGATGTCGACGTCATGGATCAGGACGATATCGATATGGTCCGTGCCGAGCCTGAGGGCCGATTGTTCGAGCGAGCGCATGGCCCCGTCATAGGAATAGTCGAAACGCATGCCATGCGGCAGGCCGCCCAGATAGCCCGAGCCGGTGCCGCGCCCCGCGAAGGGCTGTGCGACGCGGCCGACCTTGCTGCAGAGCAGCACATTCTCGCGGCCGACCCGGCGCAATGCCGCACCGATGCGATGCTCGGACAATCCGTGGCCATAGAGCGGCGAGGTATCGATCAGGGTGACGCCGCCGGCGACGGCGGCCTCCACGGTTGCGACGGCCTGAGCCTCGTCGAGCCTTGCATAGAGATCGCCGAGAGGCGCCCCGCCGAAGCCGAGCGTGGAAACGCTCAACCCGGTACGGCCAAGAGTTCGCATGGGGAGGGGCGGCGCAGCTGGGGGCATGGCGACGGGTCCATGAATGTACTGCAGCGACTATGTGCACGCCAACATGTCAGCTTGCAACCGACCTCGAACGCGATTAGCGTCAGCACCGGATCCGAAGAGCAAAGTCTCGACGGGACCGGCGTACAGCCGGATAATCAGGCAGGCTCGTCAACGGGCCGCAATTCGCGTCCACAGGGAGGACAATCATGACAGACAGCATTCTGAGGCCGAGCCGGCGCGCGCTTCTGCGCGGGGCTGCAGCGTTGGGCGCGGCGGGCGCCGTCGGTTCGCCGATGGTTCTGCGCGAAGCCCATGCGCAGGCGGCCTTCAACTGGAAGCGCTTTGCCGGCACGACGATCGACGTGCTGTTGGTGAAGAACCCGCGTTCCGACCTGATGCAGGCGGCCGAGAAGGAATTCACCGAGCTCACCGGAATCAAGGTTTCGGCCGAACAGGTGCCGGAGCAGCAGCAGCGCCAGAAGGCGGTCATCGAGTTCGCCTCGGGCAAGCCGAGCTTCGACGTCAGCGGCATCTCGCTGCATGTGCAGAAGCGCATGGCCGCCAAGGGCAAGTGGTTCGAGGATCTGACGCCCTTCATCAAGGACGCCTCGCTGACCTCGCCGGACTTCAATTTCGATGATTTTGGCGCGGGACCGGTCGCCTACGCCCGCCAGGCCGACGGATCGCTCGATACGATCCCGTTCTTCGTCGATTACTGGATGATCTACTACAACAAGGAGCTCTTCGACGCGAAGGGCGTGGCCTATCCCAAGACGATGGACGAGATCGCCACGGTCGCGGCCAAGCTGCATGATCCGGCCAAGGGGATCGCCGGCTTCGTCTCGCGCGGCCTGAAGAACGCTAATGTCCCGGTCTGGGCCAGCCTGTTGCTCGGCCAGGGCATCGAGACCACCTCGCCCGAAGGCAAGCTGCTCA includes:
- a CDS encoding MBL fold metallo-hydrolase, with product MLDRRAFTLGASLTAAASFCGGAARAQVVARAGLGKAEILVLSDGGFQLPLSMIARDTPLPQLEAMTGSKGPAETVLNVTCLKRGSETILFDCGAGAHFLAGSGKLASSLEAAGIAPDSVSHVVFTHLHPDHLWGALDEFDSPAFPNATWLAARDEVAFWTDAKVYERLSEDRHAFAAGAQRVLKGLQDGLKTFAAGEEVLPGIAAVATPGHTPGHVSFEITDGSDRLLVLGDAATHPVASFAHPEWRPASDHDADQAVQTRKTVLGRAADEKLRVIGYHLSKGGIGTVERSGQAFRFIPSAA
- a CDS encoding ornithine cyclodeaminase family protein; its protein translation is MPDTLLYLREADIAGLDLDPALARAAVRTIFKAHHDGQTLSKPKLALEIGPGHAFQSLCAASPAIGMAATKWLGMAPAANGAGTPGIHAMIALNDYTSGTLLAVLDGNLVTAIRTAAMSAAAAEFLARPESRTIGLIGCGLQARSHLAAFKSLLPGLSEVRAFGRSRRTTDLFIEHAREQGFAAKALDDAGDVVRTSDVVITTVPMQPGFAPFLDPAWLKPGAFVAAVDVARSWLPDGLRKLDLLATDDHRQQAESPPIAGDVGPLGSFDADLTELAGGVRPGRLDAEQRAMFIFRGFALADLAVAATVYRAALTREAGLRLPR
- a CDS encoding OsmC family protein, translating into MARANAHIGTTNFATTIRMGGGRTLVADEPAALGGADAGPAPYDLLLASLGACTAITLRMYAERKQWSLQAVDIDLHHVKVENRSKIERVITLTGDLSADQRARLADIAERTPVTLTLKAGADIATRLSDG
- a CDS encoding RbsD/FucU family protein codes for the protein MLKGIDPVLSADLLWVLAAMGHGDDLAIVDANHPADTVASATASGRLIRLPGLSMARATRAILSVLPIDDFEPGSLRRMEVVGKPDEIPPVQAEVQAEIDRAMGEPVPCLGIERFAFYAAAKASFAVVQVGDPRPYGCFLLRKGVIAGLPG
- a CDS encoding amidohydrolase, producing MRIDAHQHYWQLSRGDYGWLTPALGPIHRDFGPLDLAPLLARHGIARTILVQAAPTEAETAFLLGIAEDDQSVAGVVGWCDFDALDASERIARLSGNPLLVGLRPMVHDIPDENWLARPSLAPAFAAVAAHDLVFDALLRPRHIAPLLAVLDRHPTLAVVVDHAAKPDLISGEIANWREDIAAVAARPQTFCKISGLVTEASAGWTIETLRPVVSHLLAVFGPDRLLWGSDWPVVTLRADYSRWFETVAELLAPLPEADRAAIMGGNAQRLYLSHRGRN
- a CDS encoding aldo/keto reductase, whose amino-acid sequence is MPPAAPPLPMRTLGRTGLSVSTLGFGGAPLGDLYARLDEAQAVATVEAAVAGGVTLIDTSPLYGHGLSEHRIGAALRRVGRENVLLCSKVGRVAQPFAGRGTGSGYLGGLPHGMRFDYSYDGAMRSLEQSALRLGTDHIDIVLIHDVDIWTHGADAIENRFFEAMAGAYRALDKLRAAGTVKAIGVGVNEAEMCERFAHAGDFDTMLLAGRYSLLEQPALASFMSLAQKKGIGLMLGGVFNSGILATGSVAGARYNYKPAPPEILARVAAIETICRHHEVPLRRAALQFPLGHPAVSSVVLGAVSPAEVADQLAEIAAPVPSELWSALKAEGLLGADIPVPE
- a CDS encoding ABC transporter substrate-binding protein, producing the protein MTDSILRPSRRALLRGAAALGAAGAVGSPMVLREAHAQAAFNWKRFAGTTIDVLLVKNPRSDLMQAAEKEFTELTGIKVSAEQVPEQQQRQKAVIEFASGKPSFDVSGISLHVQKRMAAKGKWFEDLTPFIKDASLTSPDFNFDDFGAGPVAYARQADGSLDTIPFFVDYWMIYYNKELFDAKGVAYPKTMDEIATVAAKLHDPAKGIAGFVSRGLKNANVPVWASLLLGQGIETTSPEGKLLTDTPEAAWAGELYKKLNRETGPAGQVGFNWNECQTTFMQGRAAMWLDGIGFATPLEDPTKSRIVGKVGYGITPPGPKAHHAGMFADGMGISRGSQKKQAAWLYLQFMTSKAQQIAMLKAGAGAPGRASAYLDTETISQSKFGKQYFECLLGSAKVARAALPQIVPVTEFRDVFGVALTNALGGADVAAELKKATETFAPVLVKSEQG